The genomic window GCGGCACCAGTGGATGACATTGTCTACGAATAGTAAGATCATATTGAGTCGCTTCTTGAGGGAGTTCGCACACAAAAGAAGGAAGTAAGCGAAAATACGATTTTCTGCACAAATATGCAAAAAATCCTAAGGGAGATATCAGTACTATTCCTGGACAGTTGGCCACTTCTTTGTGGAATATTTCGCAAGACCTTCAATCAGCCTGTCTATCTGGCCGCTGTTCTGGAGATCGTCTACTCTCCCCAGATTAACCAAGGCTTTCTGTCTGGTCCTATTCCCTGCTCGCATAAATTGGGTCAGACTCTTTTCTTTCAGGGCTTCTTTTTCTTTTGGAAGCTGTCTGTCTGTCCTTAATTTCAAACATTCTCGCTTCTCTTTCTTCTGTAGAACCTAGTGTACTCTCGGCTGTAATTATCGTTTCAAGAGTCTTTCTAAGCGCCACAAATCATATGTGCAGACAGAAACCATTCTCGTTCAAAAAAGGCAAAACATGATGCTCGCAACTCCAACCCATCGCTTGTCCAATGCACACGGCTTCTTGACTCTCAGGTCTAGTCGTTTACGACAGACTTGCTCCAGTCAAATTGAAGAACTTCCGTTAAATCTACATCGACACCACCGGCTCTGGATAAGGTGATTTTAACTTCATCAATTCCATTTGAACTTGACCAATGATCAGATGGGCAATGAAGTATCATGATGGAATCGGCTTCTGCGAAGTGTGAGCCGTTTCCTTCAAAATCCTTTATTCTTGGTATCTTCCCAGCATTTCTGTACGCTGAGTGTTTCAGCTTGGTCGCAACGATGAATGAAACGCCCAGGGTCATTCCAACTTGCTTTAGAAGGCCACAAGCTTTCCTCTTTCCTGACAAGAGGTAAAGGTCGTCGATGATGAAGATTTCGATCCCTCTAGAATGATTAAGTTCGTTTGCAACTTCTATCGTTCTTTCTATGCTACGTTCCTTCAAACCTACAATATCTAATGTGAGCTGCTTCATTTCATACAAACTGCGATTCAATTCATCTAATTCATCTGTGGGCAGATCTTTCGTATCTTCCAGCTTTAGCTGTGATTCGAAAACTCTTCGCAAAAGTCTTGTCTGAAGGTTTTTGGAAGGCTCGCTACATGAGAAAAAGGCAACATGTCCACCTTCAAGAGCAAATTTATATGCCAGGTTTAGCAGAAGCGTTGTCTTTCCGCTCATGTACAGTCCTCCAACCACCACTAGATGCCCGCTTGCTATTGGTTGGAGATGATTAGATAGACCTCTGTAAGGCCAGTTCAGATCTTTCATAAATCACCTCGGAATATTTGCCGTTTATCTGCTGCTCCATTAAATAGGATCAGACTCTCATTTATGTTTTGGCGAAGAGGATTGTTGAATTCCGTTTGCGCTTGGATTCAGAATGATTGCGTCAGCCTGTTTATGAATCTTTGCTCTCCCCAAGCTCGTTTGGTGTCGTGATTCCTCTTCTGCGGGATTTTGCTGAACCAATCTGTATTCTTTGTCAATTCCAGCCTCTGCATATCCAGATATCGAGAGAGATTATCTTTTCTCAAGCTCGGCTTCTACTATCTTGTAAAACTCTTCTCTGGCATGTCTTTCCATCCAGGGCATGTGGCCGCATCTTTCCAGGAGTCTGAACCTGAAATTCTCAAGTACCCTTGAAAGCGGGATCTCGACACCCTCTGCCGGATGGGGGTCGTAATCGCCATGGACTGCGAGAACGGGACAACGAATCTTCTTGCCATTCTCGAGAAGCTCTCCGCTGCTTCTCATCTCTGAGGCCTCTGTCCATACGCTCTTGTATATCTCTGCATTGATATTGACTTCGACTCTTTCGGCATCTTCGAGAAGATCGAAGTGGTCTGTCTTGGCCAGGAGTTCTCTGAACTCAGATAGCAGTTCTCTATCTTTCAGTTCTGCATTGTTCAGGAGGCTCATGAGTTTTCCCGCTCGAGCCCTTTCTTCTGCGCCAAGACGGTTCAGGCGAGTATTCATAATACCGGAAGCGTAATGCTGCTCGAAAGGACCGCTGCTTATTAGTATTATCCTATCCACAAGATCGCTATGCTCTGCCGCAAACAAGAAGACGAGCCAAGCTCCCCAAGAATGTCCCAGAAGAATAACCGGGGAAATGCAATAACTCTCGACAATCTCCCTCAACTCCTCTACTTGTCCGAATACCGTCTTCTTTGTCTGATAAGGCTCCAGAACTCCCCATCTCTTTCCCAGCTCTCTCGCGAGGGGTGCGACTCCTCCGGCCGCTCCCGGTCCTCCATGGGCAACGACAACTCTGTATGGAGGGTCGCCGTACATTCTCAGATTATCCATCTTCTTGTCTTTCGCCTCCAGTTGGAGTGTTCTTAAATGCGCT from Mesotoga infera includes these protein-coding regions:
- a CDS encoding alpha/beta hydrolase, which encodes MDNLRMYGDPPYRVVVAHGGPGAAGGVAPLARELGKRWGVLEPYQTKKTVFGQVEELREIVESYCISPVILLGHSWGAWLVFLFAAEHSDLVDRIILISSGPFEQHYASGIMNTRLNRLGAEERARAGKLMSLLNNAELKDRELLSEFRELLAKTDHFDLLEDAERVEVNINAEIYKSVWTEASEMRSSGELLENGKKIRCPVLAVHGDYDPHPAEGVEIPLSRVLENFRFRLLERCGHMPWMERHAREEFYKIVEAELEKR